TTAAAACCCTAGTCAGGCAGCCGAGCCCAGGCAACAGAACTTAGCTATTTCAAAGCGTTAAGAATAATTGCCCTATACCTTTAGAGGGAGTTCTTCACAAAGCACACCTGCCTATCGTCAAGAATAAGGCCATTTGTGAGAGAGCTTAATGCCGATAGCGGCAGCTTTTCGGATAAAAATGCCACAATTTTCGAAAGATAACTTAAAAAACAACGAAAGCGTTCCGCTCCAGCGGCGGTTTGCGCCGCTCTTCCTGTGCGGACTCGGCCTTGCTTTAGTCACTGCCTGCGGCAGGAGCCCCGAGGCAACTGACGGTGGTGAGAATAACGACACCCGGACGGTCACCGTTCTAGGTGCGGTCACTGGGGGGCAGCTAGACGACTTGCGGGCTGCCCTAGCTCCCTTCGAAGAGCAGACAGGCATTCGGATAATTTATGAGGGCACCGATGCCTTTACAACCCTGCTGCCGATTCGGGTTGACTCGGGAAATGCCCCTGATGTTGCCCTGTTTCCTCAGCCGGGCTTGATGACAGAGTTCATTGCCAATGGTCAGATGGTGCCCATTGATGATTTCATCGAGCAGGAGCAACTGACACAAGCCTTTCCAGAAGATTGGCTAGCGCTAGCCACCTTTGATGATGAACTGTATGGAGTCTGGCTGCGGGCTGCTGTCAAGAGCCTGGTTTGGTACAACCCCCAACAGTTTGCCGAGCAGGGCTACACGGTGCCCACCACCTGGGACGAGATGATAGCGCTGAGCGATCGCATCGTCGCTGATGGCGGTACTCCCTGGTGCCTGGGCGTTGCCGCTGGTGATGCTACGGGTTGGGTTGGCACCGACTGGGTAGAAGACATCATGCTGCGCACCGCTGGGCCAGAGGTCTATGACCAGTGGGTCACGAACGAACTGCCCTTCGACTCGCCGCCTGTAGAGAGGGCATTTACCATCTTTGGCGAAATTGCCCGCAACCCCGAGTATGTGCCCGGAGGTGGGGTGGGTGCCCTCAGCACCCCGTTTGGTGACGCTATTCAGGGGCTGTTTACAGAGCCGCCCCGCTGCTTCCTGCACCGCCAGGGCAATTTTATCAGCGCCTTCATTCCAGACGGGGTGGATGTGGATGAACAGGTCGACATTTTCCCACTGCCGCCGATTGAGCCTCAGTTCGGTACGCCGATTTTGGTCGGGGGTGACCTGTTTGGCGTCTTTAATGCAACGCCTGAAGCGCAGGCTTTGATTGAGTACTTGCTGACCCCAACCCCTCACGAAATTTGGGCCTCTCTAGGAGGGTTCCTATCGCCCCATCGGCAGGTTCCCCCAGAGGCTTACCCCGATGAGCTGACACAGCGGCAGGCAGAGATCTTAGTCAACGCAGATGTGCTGCGGTTCGATGCCTCAGACCTGATGCCCTCGACGGTAGGAACTGGCACCTTCTGGAGTGGGGCTGTGGACTACATCGCTGGAAGCGATCTCAACCGGGTTTTGTCCAGAATTCAGGGCAGTTGGCCTGATCCGGAGGAGGGGGTTTACTAATGACGACTGAAAATTTATTGAGAGTTTTAAGTGCGATCGCAGCCGTCGTCCTAGGCTCAGGCGGCATTGTGGTTCTCTTCTTTGTAGCGAACTGGCTAGTCGATCGGCTGCCCAGAAACGTTAGGCCGCGCCTGTTGCCGCTGGTTTACCTGGCCCCAGCGGTGTTGCTGCTGTTTATTTATCTGGTCGTGCCCAGTCTGCGCACCTTTTACCTGAGCTTTTTTGATGCGCGATCGCGAAACTTTGTCGGGCTAGCCAACTACATCTTTGCCTTCACCGACCGGGGCATGCTGATTGCCTTTCGCAACAACATTCTTTGGCTGGTGCTGGTGACGGGCATCAGCGTGGGTCTGGGCCTGATCATTGCGGTGCTGGTAGATCGGGTCAAATACGAACCTCTGGCTAAGGCGCTGATCTTTTTGCCTATGGCAATTTCCTTTGTGGGCGCTAGCGTCATCTGGCGCTTTATCTATGCCTACAACCCGCCAGATGTGGCTCAAATTGGCCTGCTTAATGCCATCGTAGTCTCCCTCGGCTTTGAACCCGTGGGCTGGCTGGTCAATAGAACCGTCAACAACTTGGCCCTGATCACCATCATGATCTGGCTGCAGACTGGGTTTGCCATGGTGCTGCTGTCGGCGGCGGTCAAGGGCATTCCCAAAGATGTGATTGAAGCGGCCCGCATTGATGGCGCGAATGAACTGCAAATCTTCCGCCGCATCACCGTGCCCATGATCAGCTCCACCATTGTGGTAGTCGCAACCACCATCATCGTGGCAGTGCTGAAGGTGTTTGACATTGTGTTTGTGATGACGGGCGGCCTGCTCGACACTGACGTAATCGCCAGCCGCATGATTCGCGAAATGTTTAACTTCCGCCACTTTGGTCGGGGCAGCGCCATTGCCGTCATTCTGCTGCTAGCGGTGGTTCCGGTGATGCTCACCAATATCAAACGATTCCGCCAGCAGGAGGCCACCCGATGACGACACTGCCCAGAAGACGACGCGGCTCCAGCAAATTTATGGATCGGCTGGAGAAGGCGCTTTCCTCTGCTCCGGTTCACATTGCCGTGATCGGCATCGCCGTCCTTTGGACGATTCCTACAGCCGGGCTGCTGATCAGCTCCTTTCGCTACCGCGAAGCTCTGACCCAGACCGGCTGGTGGACGGTGTTTCAAGAGCCGCTTAACTTTGCTCAGTTTCACCTGGGCAACTATGTCGATGTGCTCACCAGTCAGGGCATGGGGCAGGCGTTTCTCAATAGCCTGGTGATTTCTATCCCAGCGACGATCATTCCCCTCTTCATCGCTACTCTGGCTGCCTATGCCTTAGCCTGGATGCAGTTTCCCGGACGGCAGCTCTTGTTTGTGTCGATGGTGGCGCTGCTGGTAGTGCCCCTGCAAATGACGCTGATTCCGGTGCTGCGCACCTACAACCTATTAGGTCTAGCGGGCACGTTTTTAGGGGTGTGGCTGGCCCACGCTGCCTATGGTCTGCCTCTCGGGATCTACCTAATTCGCAACTACATTGGTTCCCTGCCGGCAGACTTGATTGAGGCGGCAGCGGTAGATGGCGCGTCGCATCTGAAGATCTTTACGCGGGTGGTGCTGCCGCTGTCGGTGCCTGCGATCGCATCTTTCGCCGTCTTCCAGTTTCTCTGGGTTTGGAATGACCTGCTAGTGGCCCTAGTGTACCTGGGCGGCAATCAGAACGTGGCCCCCGTCACCCTGGTACTGCGCAACCTGGTAGGCGATCGGGGTCAAGATTGGCACCTGCTGACGGCAGGAGCGTTTGTATCGATGTTTGTGCCGCTGCTGGTGTTCTTTGCTTTGCAGCGATACTTTGTGCGCGGATTGTTAGCCGGATCAGTTAAGGGATAGGGGTGAGAACCAATGGCAAATGTAGTGTTTGAGCAGGTCACAAAGCAGTACGAAAACGGGTACACAGCAGTCAAAGACCTCAACCTGGCGATCGGTGAAGACGAGTTTCTCGTGCTGGTTGGCCCCTCTGGCTGCGGCAAAAGCACCACCCTGCGGATGCTAGCAGGGCTAGAGTCGATTTCTAGAGGGAACCTACTGATCGACGGCAGACGGGTAAATGACCTATCGCCCAGAGAGCGAGACATTGCCATGGTGTTTCAGTCCTACGCCCTCTATCCTCACATGTCGATCTTTGAAAACATGGCCTTTAGCCTCGATCTCCAGGGCATGCCCAAGACTGAAATCCAGGAGCGAGTACTGTCGGCGGCCAAGCAGCTCGGCATTGAGGAACTGCTCGATCGCAAGCCCAAGCAGCTCTCCGGCGGTCAGCGGCAGCGGGTAGCGCTCGGCCGCACCATCGTTCGCGACCCGGCTGTGTTTTTGATGGATGAGCCGCTGTCTAACCTCGATGCCAAGCTGCGAGTGCAGGCCCGCTCCGAACTCAGCCGCCTGCACCAAAAGCTGGGCACCACCTTTGTCTATGTCACCCACGACCAGGTCGAGGCTATGACTATGGGCAACCGCATTGCTGTCATGAACAAAGGGGTTTTGCAGCAGGTAGACACCCCCGAAAACCTCTATAACAATCCAGTAAATCTCTTTGTTGCTGGGTTTATGGGCAGCCCTGCAATGAACTTCTTCCAGGCCACGCTGCAGCCCCACGGAGACAGCCTTTCTGTTGTCACCGATGCGCTGAAAATGCCGGTTCACGAGAATCAGGTGTCGCGCTACATGCCTTCTAAAGGCAAGCCTATCATCTTCGGGATCCGCCCCGAAAATATCTACAGCCCTCAATACGCCCCGCCCGGCATCAATCCTCTACCGGTCAAGGCTAAGGTCGTCATGATCGAGAAAATGGGCCATGAGCTCATCGTCTACCTGACTTTGCCGGATGACCAGGAGTTTGTAGCTAGAATCGACCCGCGTTCCCAATACACGCCTGGAGAGGTGGTCGAGGTACTGTTTGACCGCAATCGCTTCCACCTGTTTGATCGAGAAACCGAATATGCGCTGTAAGTAGCTAGCTTGGAGCTATAAACCGGGGTTCTTTGGCAGTACTGGATGTTTCAGGGCATTGTTAAAGAACCCCGGTTTCTCTGTCTTGACGCGTTTCAATAAGCCGTTACACACTTAAGTCTTCTGAAATATTTCTCCATGATCTTGAAAGCGTAGAAACTTCCCCTAAAGTGATTACTCCCCAAAAGTAAACTTTGTTAATCAGGGCTAGCTCTTCTCTCGAAAGCGTCTATAGTAATTACATGAAGCAAACCAAGCTTCTTTTGACAGAAAGAACAGTCAAGTGCAAACCTGAGTGTAAACCCTATAAGAGGTAAATTTCTGTTCGATTTCAATTGCTTCAAGTTCGATCTGTCTTGTTTCACCTATTGCATTCAGTCCGAAATCTAGGCTTCCTAAACTAAAAGTTGAGGGCTCTGTAACTGGCAATTTAATCATCGCTTCTGTAGCCAGCTTAGCTATCCCTACTTATCCTCGTATTTCGTGAGGA
The nucleotide sequence above comes from Pseudanabaena sp. FACHB-2040. Encoded proteins:
- a CDS encoding ABC transporter substrate-binding protein translates to MPQFSKDNLKNNESVPLQRRFAPLFLCGLGLALVTACGRSPEATDGGENNDTRTVTVLGAVTGGQLDDLRAALAPFEEQTGIRIIYEGTDAFTTLLPIRVDSGNAPDVALFPQPGLMTEFIANGQMVPIDDFIEQEQLTQAFPEDWLALATFDDELYGVWLRAAVKSLVWYNPQQFAEQGYTVPTTWDEMIALSDRIVADGGTPWCLGVAAGDATGWVGTDWVEDIMLRTAGPEVYDQWVTNELPFDSPPVERAFTIFGEIARNPEYVPGGGVGALSTPFGDAIQGLFTEPPRCFLHRQGNFISAFIPDGVDVDEQVDIFPLPPIEPQFGTPILVGGDLFGVFNATPEAQALIEYLLTPTPHEIWASLGGFLSPHRQVPPEAYPDELTQRQAEILVNADVLRFDASDLMPSTVGTGTFWSGAVDYIAGSDLNRVLSRIQGSWPDPEEGVY
- a CDS encoding sugar ABC transporter permease, whose amino-acid sequence is MTTENLLRVLSAIAAVVLGSGGIVVLFFVANWLVDRLPRNVRPRLLPLVYLAPAVLLLFIYLVVPSLRTFYLSFFDARSRNFVGLANYIFAFTDRGMLIAFRNNILWLVLVTGISVGLGLIIAVLVDRVKYEPLAKALIFLPMAISFVGASVIWRFIYAYNPPDVAQIGLLNAIVVSLGFEPVGWLVNRTVNNLALITIMIWLQTGFAMVLLSAAVKGIPKDVIEAARIDGANELQIFRRITVPMISSTIVVVATTIIVAVLKVFDIVFVMTGGLLDTDVIASRMIREMFNFRHFGRGSAIAVILLLAVVPVMLTNIKRFRQQEATR
- the ugpC gene encoding sn-glycerol-3-phosphate ABC transporter ATP-binding protein UgpC, with the protein product MANVVFEQVTKQYENGYTAVKDLNLAIGEDEFLVLVGPSGCGKSTTLRMLAGLESISRGNLLIDGRRVNDLSPRERDIAMVFQSYALYPHMSIFENMAFSLDLQGMPKTEIQERVLSAAKQLGIEELLDRKPKQLSGGQRQRVALGRTIVRDPAVFLMDEPLSNLDAKLRVQARSELSRLHQKLGTTFVYVTHDQVEAMTMGNRIAVMNKGVLQQVDTPENLYNNPVNLFVAGFMGSPAMNFFQATLQPHGDSLSVVTDALKMPVHENQVSRYMPSKGKPIIFGIRPENIYSPQYAPPGINPLPVKAKVVMIEKMGHELIVYLTLPDDQEFVARIDPRSQYTPGEVVEVLFDRNRFHLFDRETEYAL
- a CDS encoding carbohydrate ABC transporter permease, with the translated sequence MDRLEKALSSAPVHIAVIGIAVLWTIPTAGLLISSFRYREALTQTGWWTVFQEPLNFAQFHLGNYVDVLTSQGMGQAFLNSLVISIPATIIPLFIATLAAYALAWMQFPGRQLLFVSMVALLVVPLQMTLIPVLRTYNLLGLAGTFLGVWLAHAAYGLPLGIYLIRNYIGSLPADLIEAAAVDGASHLKIFTRVVLPLSVPAIASFAVFQFLWVWNDLLVALVYLGGNQNVAPVTLVLRNLVGDRGQDWHLLTAGAFVSMFVPLLVFFALQRYFVRGLLAGSVKG